In the genome of Bradysia coprophila strain Holo2 unplaced genomic scaffold, BU_Bcop_v1 contig_232, whole genome shotgun sequence, one region contains:
- the LOC119076772 gene encoding odorant receptor 94b-like, translated as MEKEYRLKVPDTVQRMTKIYHIVGLWKSGNGNVVSMQQAAYFIFFFGFILASLIGIWTIDDADNDVFLVSVVLVGIVQTYRLYFIICEQKRIVDFMHTISINSTADYKTFYNANNKLKTFETFTKSFFGILFLLWVCVISLPPVRKQLIFDIAFPWDYETNEWAFWMGHAYVVATYTMSITIFMFVFMIWYMMLIFVIKYELLASEFRNLGAVREGNASEETVENMTRAQDKIASRSTNLAKSEGGETSYVKNLVEAVKRLYTINGQLDGFELKFSTIFLLQIITSSICICGATFVLAFTHDNFFQDAFYIIEIIYCLADIFAVLYLANEIMLSADKLSYSLFESNWFVQTQSCKRNIHITMEYLKQPRCFVVGKLFPMNIETFIVIVKRSYSMFNNLGSFKQ; from the exons ATGGAGAAAGAATACAGATTGAAGGTACCGGATACAGTCCAGCGAATGACTAAAATTTATCACATCGTCGGACTGTGGAAGAGTGGGAATGGGAACGTTGTTTCGATGCAACAGGCAGCTtactttattttctttttcggatTTATACTGGCATCGTTGATCGGAATTTGGACAATTGACGATGCCGATAACGATGTATTTCTGGTATCGGTTGTTCTGGTTGGAATAGTACAGACGTATCGACTGTACTTTATTATCTGTGAGCAAAAACGAATTGTCGATTTCATGCATACAATTAGCATTAACAGTACAGCCGATTATAAAACCTTTTACAACGcaaacaacaaactaaaaacgtTTGAGACATTTACCAAGTCTTTCTTTGGCATTTTATTCCTGTTATGGGTTTGTGTTATAAGCTTGCCTCCTGTTAGGAAGCAGCTAATATTCGATATAGCCTTCCCATGGGATTACGAAACCAATGAATGGGCTTTTTGGATGGGACATGCATATGTAGTTGCAACGTATACTATGTCAATAACTATCTTTATGTTTGTATTCATGATATGGTACATGATGCTGATCTTTGTGATAAAATATGAGTTACTGGCGAGTGAGTTTCGAAATTTGGGAGCAGTGAGGGAAGGAAACGCAAGCGAAGAGACTGTGGAAAATATGACAAGAGCTCAAGACAAAATAGCTTCACGTTCGACAAATTTAGCCAAGTCTGAAGGAGGAGAAACATcttatgttaaaaatttggttGAGGCAGTCAAACGACTCTACACAATTAATGG ACAACTCGACGggtttgaattaaaattctccACAATATTTCTACTTCAAATTATCACAAGCAGCATTTGTATCTGTGGAGCTACCTTCGTGTTGGCGTTC ACCCATGACAACTTCTTTCAAGACGCATTTTACATCATCGAGATCATCTACTGTTTGGCCGATATTTTTGCTGTTTTGTACTTGGCAAACGAAATCATGTTATCTGCTGACAAATTGTCTTACTCTCTCTTCGAATCCAATTGGTTTGTTCAGACGCAATCCTGCAAGAGGAATATTCACATTACGATGGAATATCTGAAACAGCCGAGATGTTTCGTAGTTGGTAAATTGTTTCCTATGAACATCGAAACATTTATTGTG aTCGTTAAACGTTCCTACAGCATGTTCAATAACTTAGGAAGTTTTAAACAGTAG